GATTCAAGACGCTTGGCAAATATCCAGAAGCCCGACCGGTCCCAGAGCAGCATCTTTACCATGGTCCGCTTCCGATTAAAAAATACAAACATATTGCCGTTAACCGGATCGTCGTGAAAATACTGCTCAACACAACCACATAAGCCATCAAAGGATTTGCGCATATCAGTTGGAGCTGTGCATACCAATATGCGCCGTAGTGAATGCAATCCTATCATCGCCTGCAGGTCCCCGATGTCAGAAGGT
This region of Chitinivibrionales bacterium genomic DNA includes:
- the tnpB gene encoding IS66 family insertion sequence element accessory protein TnpB, encoding MIGLHSLRRILVCTAPTDMRKSFDGLCGCVEQYFHDDPVNGNMFVFFNRKRTMVKMLLWDRSGFWIFAKRLESGTFSPRLVNRNSEVDMAELLCILDGIDLDKSYRKKRFSIAKKT